The Brassica oleracea var. oleracea cultivar TO1000 chromosome C7, BOL, whole genome shotgun sequence sequence TTTGAATTTCTTTACAGATTAGCCATAAATGTATGATGAATGAGTTGCAGCGCTTCCCTGTCCTGAGAAAGCGCATGGATGAGGTTATAGGGGATTTCCTGCGAGGAGGTCTTGAACCCTCAGAAGCAATGATCGGGGATCTCATTGATATGGAGGTATGTATAATGTATTAGAGATCCCTATGATAATTGATGTCATTTACCCCAGAATAAATTATCAGTTGAGATCATGTATTGTCTATAAGGAGCAATAACTGATTTTTTTTCTCATGTTGGTTGATTAGGAGCCGCTTTTAGCTTAAGAAGTTGTTATTTCTCCTTTTGTTGGTCGACCAGTTTCTTATAAAATCTGAACTAAATTATTACTGCGGGTGGTCTTGATTGCTTCAATGGTAATGTCAATGTCTTGCGTGTTGTTTGCAGATGGATTACATAAACATTTCACATCCAAATTTTATTGGTGGAACCAAGGCCGTGGAGGCTGCAATGCAACATGTGAAGTCTTCTAGGATTCCCCATCCTGTGGCACGACCAAAGGTATGAAGTACGCTGAACAACTTAAATGAAAATTAGGTTAGTGTTTCTTATACGTTTAATTTAATGTAGCAGGATACAGTGGAGCCTGATAGAACATCTTCTCAGGTGAAGTCTCGATCTTTTCTCGGAAGACAAGCTAATGGAATTGTTGTGGATCAGGTAATGTTATAGTTCTATCTATATATCTTCATGCACTTGGCACTAACGCCCATGAGCAAATTTGAAATTGTCAAGCCAAAGAGTTGTTATTTGACGCTTTCTCCATTACATGTTCCCAGGGAGTTGTCTCTGCAGATGCTGAAAAAGCTGCACCAGCTGGTAATGTTCTAATGCTGTCATGTTTAGCTTTCCATTGCATTCAACAAATAAATAAACTGTGGTTTTGTTGATCAATTGATTCTTTATAGCAAATGCAAGTGAATCAAGGTGGGGCATTCCTTCCATTTTCCGAGGGAGTAATAACCAGGGAGCCACCAAAGAAAACATCTTAAACAAACCGTTCAGTGAAGATGTTGAGGATACGTCTCAGAACAACTCATCGATGATCTACCTAAAGGAGGTGTGTCTTCTGTGCTGTCATAGGTTCAATCATACACATTACCCACATACATGTTTTACCTATTCAACTCATGCTGTTTCCTTTGCTTGCCTGAAGCCCCCGGCTGTCTTGAGGCCATCCGAAACCCATACAGAACAGGAAGATATTGAAATTCAGATAACAAAGCTGTTACTTAAATCATACTATGACATTGTGAGGAAGAACATTGAGGACTTAGTACCAAAAGCAATCATGCATTTCCTGGTAAGTACTTCATACCTCCCCAAAGTTAGTTGCAGCAACTCAACTTACATATGAAAAGCATTTTTTGTTGTCTTGAAAGTAACTGAGCTCTGTAGATATTGATACCATTTCTATATCATGCTCAGGTAAACCACACGAAACGTGAGCTGCACAATGTCTTCATCAAGAAGCTTTACAGGTGATGCATGTGTTTTCTGTTAGTACTTCACATCTGTGTTTGTATAGTTTCTTATTAATGAGTATTCATATCATTCTGGTGCAGGGAGAACTTATTTGAAGAAATGCTGCAAGAGCCAGATGAGATAGCAGGTAAGAGGAAACACACTCAGGAGACTCTCCACATTCTTCAGCAAGCTTACAGGGTATGTTCTCAGCTTAGACCTAACTCTCCACATTAGTTTGGTTCAGCAAAAAACATTCTTATGTATGTTCTATATAATCATATGGTTTTGCGTGTTAAGCAGACACTAGACGAGTTGCCTTTGGAAGCAGGATCAGTCTCCAATGGTGGTACCGATACAACAGGCGTGTCGAAATATCTGGACTTGCCGACATCTTCTTCGATGTATTCAATGAGCAGTTCACCATACTCAGCATCTCGAGGTAATGGAAGAAGATACAGAAGAGCAGGAGATCAACACCAAAACGGATATGGATTCTGACATGATCCAGAATCAATATATCTGACTTTTGATAAATGATAAAACGCATTTTCACTCGGTTAATGACTCTCATCAGGTATTTAGTATAATTAAGTTATGCGTTGGCAAAATGAAGAAAGTTATATAAGAGAATGGGACAACGGGTGTTGGAGTCAGCATTGGGTTTGACTGGGGAGAGAGTAAGAAGGTGATATAGTAGTTCCTATTGGGTTCAGATGCTCCATGTAATGTAACAATAACAGGAAGCAAACTCTTGCACTCTACATATTTTTGAATTGGTTCAAAAATAATGTACCCTATTTGAGTTCCCTCACAACTTTGTTGAATATCGATAAAGGTTTTTGTATGAATTACATAAACTAGTACGAATTAGGCAAAACAACTTGCAGTTGCTCAAGAAAATCAGCAACAGAAGCAGAGGAAATGGATTATGAATCCATCTTTGTCAACGTGTATTTGTATTGGCTAAAGAACTCAGTTTGAAGGGGTATAAAATTTTATTACATAAATCTCATCATAACCAAAAAAAAAATAACACACACAAAGAGAGATCTAAATTTCTTTTTAAAGAAGTTCAATCAATGCATATAATGGTCGGGTCGCAGCAACATTCATCCACAAGGCAGCAACAACACATAGCCGCAAGTCTGCATCAACACACGAATTACAACAGAATCAATACAATATTCTCATAACGTTTCCATAACACGTTGAAAATATAAACCTTAGTCCTAACTCCTTAGTTATTTGCCACGCTAATTATAGAAACAAAATAGTCTAATGAAAGTCAGACACAACACTTACAGTCCCTCAAGGAAACCAGGTTTCTTTCTTGGCGGGGGCGGTGGTGGAGCATAGTACTGCGGTGGTACTCCAACTGGAGGCGGCGGGCCATGCGGGTAGTTTCCCGGAGCAGGGTAAGGGTAAGCATACTTTGGATCACTCATATTTTTGGTAGAGAAGCGATCAAATCACTGAAAAGGACTAATAAACTGTAGATTTTGCGTTGGGAAACGAAGGAAAATAATAGTAGACAGAGAGAGAGAAGACTGACTAAGATATTTAGAGCAGAAATAAGGGCTTGGTCGACGTGTATATTTATATTTGCCAAAAGAACACGGCTTCCTTCAAGGATGTTTCTTATACAAGTAATAATAAAAAGAATGTGTGGAGGAGAATTTGAGAATAATCTTGAAAGTACACACAAAGTTAACCTTTACAAAGCGGCGAAGAATAAGAGAGATATAAAAGACGTTTAGGAATCAAATGCTTTGGTGGAATGGAACATTCGACACAGTTCTAGAGATGAGAGGAAGCATCGGTGGTGATGCAATCAAAGTGTTTGCTTTTGTTTTGGAGTTTCTTTTAATATTATTCTCTCACTTCTTTCCAGAGCGTTCGGTTATATTCCTCAAAAACGTGTTCACACATTCTACACTTTATTTTTTCTGTTGTAATAATATCTTCTTCCCCATAAACTTATTAATGAAACCACTTGAGGATGTTTTGATATCTAAGAAAACTTTATTAATCGTATCAACTGAACTTAAAACTGTTATCGGACACATCAAAGCACTCCAAGAAGTAAATGTGAACAAACACAACAAAAGAGCTTCTACTTCTGATCGATTCCACTTGGCCATGTCTGATTCTTTACCGGCTCGAGAATAGCTTCAACCTCAGACAAAGTTTCTTGATCCATACCCAAATCTTCAAGCTCTCTAACTGCTGCAACATTTTCTTCTACCTGATTCAAAATAAAAGCACACATTGTTTTCATATCTCAACTTCAAAGGGAAAAAAAATTGGGATTGATTTGAGATTTGAGTACCTGTGAGACAGAGCTCATTCCAACCAACACTGATGAAACCTCCTTGTTTGCCAAACTGTACTGCAACGCCAACTTTGTGATCTTCTTACCCTTTGATTTACAATGAGCAGCAGCGGCTTTGCAAGCAGACTACACAAAAACAATAAAAGTATAACAAAGAATCTAACCATCTATGGTTAATAGAATACTACATGCAACGGAGTGTTCTATGACAATGGTATGTGTCAATACCTTGAGCTCAGGGGAAGCAGGATGCCATTCAGGACCACCTTGTTCCGTAAGGAGACCCATAGCCAATGGAGAAGCACTAATCACACCCACACCTTTCCCCTTCAAGTAAGGTATCAAATCCACCAACGTCGAATCATTCACACCGTAATGGCAGTACGATAGTATCACATCAACCGTCCCTGGAGGCACTCTATCAAGAACGTAAGTGAAAATATCTAACGGGAGACCAGTGATACCGATGAACCGTGTCTTCCCTTCACGTTTCAGTTTCTGGAGCGCAGGGATTGTTTCACTCACAATCTGTCAGACATGAAACAACAATTAGCAAACGTTAACACAGACAGTGAAAGTAATTAAACCAAGAGAGAGTCAAAAACCTGGTCAAGAGACCCGAACTCAATGTCGTGGCAGTGAAGTATGTCAACGTAATCTAGCTGAAGCCTCTCCAAGCTCTCGTCGATGCTCTTCGTTACTCTCTCAGCGCTGAAGTCAAAACCTTCTTCGTAACGTCCACACTTGGTTGCAACAATGTAGTCGCTTCTAGGGACTTGTAGTGCCTTGAGTCCTTTACCAAGCATCTTCTCCGATAGTGTTCCTCCATAATACCTTCACAAAATCAAAACTTTCAAGAATCCAAATCACTCAAGTCTACTAATCATTCTGACAATTATCGACTATGAATCAGTAAGTTCTTCAGATGAAGAGAGATAGAATAAGTGATTATTACGGGGAAGTGTCGAAGAAGTTAATGCCTTGTCGGAACGCCTCGCGTACGGTGGCGACTGCATCGACTTCGGCGACTGGACCGAAGACGCTTCCGAGGGGAGAAGCGCCAAAGCCAACAGAGCTAACTTTGAGGCCTGTGTTTCCCAGAGGACGAAGCTCCATCTTGGCCTGAGGAATCGACATCGTTAAAAAGATCGACACAAAAGTGGTTCTCTCGAAAAAAAAACTGATGCAACTGGGGAGATGGATAGATATATGGTTGAGAGAAGAGAATACAAGCTTACACCTGTTATTTTTCTTATGCAAATGGTTGCTTAAGTTCTCGAAATTACGGTTATACCCTTTTCGATCGAGATTACGGCTATACCCTTTTCGATCGAGATTACGGCTTCGTTTACATGGTATAGAAATCAATCGTACCTCTGTAGTTCTAGACTTCTATAATATTTTTTGGAACTATATGCTTTTCTCGTTCTCATTTTTTTTTTCCTAAATATTAAGTTATGGTTGAACTATTGATTCATAGTTTTTTTTTAGAGAAACTATTGATTCAGAGTGTATTATCTAGTACGTGATACACTTGGGATCTTGGATGTTCTACGCTCATTTATGGTTAACTTTATCCAAACATATTACTTTTCATTACTTATGGGTGGAACCCACCATAAAAACAGAAAACGGAGCGCTTATATTGCCTGATTAGGCGTCGCTGCTTGAGTTTTTCGCGGGTCCCACTGACACGTGGCGACCCGCGACTGGTTCGCTTTTAATTTTTTTTTTTTTTTAAACAGAGAAAAGAACTAAAAAAAACTAAAAAAAAAAATAAGCACCCCACTTGGGGTGCTAGGTTAATGATGGTCTTAGATGTTCAACGCTAATCACTTTTTTTGGTCAAAAATGTCTTCTGCTCAGTCTTCAAATCTCGGAGTCACCACTTAAAACGGGTGCGACTGTTCTCTGTTTACTGTTATCGAAGCCCTCTCCTATGGAACAAGACCAAGTCCCCCTCATCCTCCGCCAGGATTCGATGGTTCAATCCTTCTCCTCATCCAGCCTTCTGGATTGGGTCCGGATCCCGATCCGTACCCTCTCTTGCTTCAGGCGGTCCTCCATGCTCAGAGATTCCAGCCTTGAGGTATGTAATCAATCAAAATATTTTTGTGATAATTGTCTGATCTTCCAGGTAAAGAGCAGTGGTTGGTGGGTATTTCCAGAGCTCACCGGAACAAGCTAGATGGCCATCGAGACAAGTCGGAGGAGGAGACTGTTCTCCACCATAACAGGTTTCCAAGCAAGACTGGAAAGAATATAACTTAACGAAGGTGAGAGTATTACGCAGACAACACAACCTTATCAAGCTTTGAAGAAATAGATCTGGTCGCCGGAATGGAATCGCAGTGTGGCTGCGGTCGTTTACGGTGTGGGTCTTCTTCAGCCAGGCGCTTCATCGCTGAGGTTGAGTTAAATAGATTTATAGATCTGAAGAGCTGATGAGAGCAGACATCATGGAGGATGAAAAGATGGAGAGTGGTATCGTCTGAAACAATTATCCAGGAGTCCCCGGAGAAGAGGTCCACTCTGATGAACTCCGACCAACAGTACGAGGCCACAGAGATCTCTACCAGTAGTGTTGACAGTAGATCCAGAGCAGCAAAGTTGAAAGAAACCATAAGAGATACAAGACATAAGTGAATTAAAGATGGAGTCGTGGCTAGGAAAGACTGGCAGAGGCGATGCCGGCGTGCGGCTGCACCACCGGCATCGGAGAACATGTTGAAATTTGAAAACTCGATAACCGTGCCCGAGAGAAAAGCCGTTTTAGACTAGTGTTTATAAGCAGCAAACAGAGAGTAAAGAAACAAAAGTAGACGCACCTGCGATTAAAACTTGAAGGTGCTAAGAAAGTGGATGAGGAAGAAGAGATCATAGAACAAGATAGTTGATGAATCAATGACATTTTCACGCTAAGCTCAATGATTTCCTGGAAATGAGACAAGAAACGTGCTTTAAGTTTTAATCATGTAAAAAGGGAAGACAAGACTGATAGAAACTAGGCTCTTCTTGTTTGTGATTCATTTGAATACTATTAAAACATAATTTATGACTTAATTCATGTGTGATTTTTTTTTAATTTGGACCATCTTTAGAAAGTTGTTTAAATTATTTTTTGTATAAATATTTAAACTATTTAAATATTTTATAACAAACAAATCAAATAGATATTCCTATATTTTATCTCAAATTGTATCTGAATAAAAATCTTTTCATATCATTTTTACAATATAAAATATATTTCATTTTCATTAAAATAAAGCTTTTAAATATTCAATTAATTTCGTATTTGTTTAAAATAAATGTATATTTCATTTTTCAATTAAACAAAAATTTAATTTTTTTAGTTAATTTCGTGTTTATTTGAAAATTAAAAATATATTTCATTTTCATTAAAAATTTTGGAATATGTTAAAATATTATAGTTAGCCATGTAAAATAAATAATTATGTGTATAGAATAAAAATAATCATTTGCACGGTTGTGCGGGTCGATATCTAGTATGAATTGTTAGAAAGAAAATATATATCAGAGAATGAGAGGGAAAGACTCCTACATGGTCTTATGCATAAAGTGCATATATAGTAGTACTTGATTCCATAGGGATCTTGGATGTTCAAAGCTCATTTATGGTTAACTTTATTCAAAAAAAAAAACTCTTCATTACTGAAAGGGACAAATGAAGAATTAATCTATTAGTTCCTTTAAGATGAAAAATAGTTGGAGATGAATGAGAATTAAAGAATATATTGGCTGCAGAAAAAAAAAATATTTTTCCAAATGAATTTCTATTGGAATTAAGATATATAAAATTCAGGTAAGGAGTGTAACTATTTTATTCTGATCCTCATTACATTTTATTCTGATTCTCATTACATTTTATTCTGTTTTAAGAAATCATGTGAATACCAAAGACTTATATTTCTATGTTACTTTTGTTATGAAAATATGTTTTCTTATTGTTCATTGTGTCGGCATTCTATTTAAGTTGATGTTTAGTTGAATTAATTATTAATCTAATAAACAATGGAAAATTGTTAAACCATTTGAACTAAAAAAGGAAAGAAAGACAATTATACACTGATCAGGTCAGACCAACAATTAGAAACCGTTTT is a genomic window containing:
- the LOC106303708 gene encoding L-galactose dehydrogenase, which produces MSIPQAKMELRPLGNTGLKVSSVGFGASPLGSVFGPVAEVDAVATVREAFRQGINFFDTSPYYGGTLSEKMLGKGLKALQVPRSDYIVATKCGRYEEGFDFSAERVTKSIDESLERLQLDYVDILHCHDIEFGSLDQIVSETIPALQKLKREGKTRFIGITGLPLDIFTYVLDRVPPGTVDVILSYCHYGVNDSTLVDLIPYLKGKGVGVISASPLAMGLLTEQGGPEWHPASPELKSACKAAAAHCKSKGKKITKLALQYSLANKEVSSVLVGMSSVSQVEENVAAVRELEDLGMDQETLSEVEAILEPVKNQTWPSGIDQK